The window ACATTGATTTTTAGAACTTTACATATTAATAAAGTTGTGAGAATCGGACCGATTATTAAATCGGTCGAGTAACTAATTTAATGGTTTAATAATCTAATTGGGATTGAATTGTGGTTGAactggtttaattaaatatacactaaaattataaaaaaaaattaatatataattttaaatatttaaattcaataatttctaagctaataaaatttaaaatttgataattttacacaataaattatccataatttatcattaaaagttcataaaaaatttcaaacatcaaaatttataactaaagaaaattaaaacacatataaatgacaaacacaaaatattttaccACCAAAAGAAACAACAttaaacaaacaaatttttgaaacaaattGATTTACacaaattcaaacaaatcaacCTCCATAATCAATTAGTCTCAATCCTCACAATAGCACGAAacacaaaattatccaaactctTTGCTAACGCTATTGGCGGCAGCATTAGCACCGGCCAATATCGGAGGCATtgtatttgaaaacaaaatcatcCTTCACTCGCTCCAGAAACGCAATAGGAACCTACCTTCCAGCAGATTCATCCGCAACAACACAGTAAGCTGAAAAACGATAATGCAGCATTTCAAATCACTCAAACACAATGAGAATTCTTTCTAACAATCATCTGAGCAAAAATGCatacatatatacacaaaatTGAATCAGTGAAAAAAGTTCtagagaaaaaaagagaggaaCCGACTGAAGCCATTGTCGACGAGGAAGTTGAAGGTGTGGTTGTTGTAGTTATAGATGAACTTGTTGTTGGACGAAGGAAGCTTCTGGAGGCACTGGAAAGGCAATGGTGTTGAAGTTGCCGTTGAATTCAGAGATTTCTAGcccattttccttcttctttcttctggtTCAAGATCAAATTTGAGTAGTAATACAAAGAAATCAGTGATTTTGCTTCTTCTGCTTTTGTCGAATCGAATTGCTTATTAATTAACGAACATTTCTTTCTACTTTTTCTTTTGAAAGGGAAGATGATAGAgacaataaaaaaacaaatagcAAATTCATATTTAAGACGACCAGACGACGACAATGCCGATAGAAGGTTCGAACCGCGAGGGTGGCAAGGGAGAGGGACTGAGGGAGGTGGAGTTCCTTCTGAAATTAGGGTTGGAAGGAAAAGGGACTGAGGGAGGCGTTTGTAGGGAACTGGGTTAGTGGGTtccagttttctttttttttccctagCGTCAAAACGATGCCGTTTCTGGGGGCAGATGACAAAACCGAAACTTAAAAAAATCTGGTCAGTTTGCCAGTTAACCGCCGATTCGGTTGATTTTTTAACTGATTTTTTGCAAAGTAGTTTTAGAAGTCAAGCGGACCGGATAGATGATTAATTCTCAGTTAATTCGGTCAAACCAACCAGTTCGAtctgattttcagaaccttgcataTTAGAcaatttaaagatttttttataataaaataaaaaaatatttattttcaaataaaaattattataactttaatttcaCCAATATTATTATTTCACTTTAATTGAAATGATTCATATATATTCACTAATATTATATGTGATAATATGCATGTATAAAAGAGAAAAGTATTTAGTTGTTGTTACTATAtcttatttttcatatcaaatttctctatttatggccatataaaaattaaaattttaaatataattaacttcAATTTTATCTTAATAAACTgaacttttttcttaaaaaaattaaccgCCTAAATATTAATGGACATCCACGTCATCCTTGTCACAACAATATGTTACATTTGTTTACTTGAAGCAATCAATCAACCTAATCAGTAATAAAACTCCTCAAAGGCTCAAACATACATTCTGCAATAAACTACATTTAATGTTATTAATCCATTTGGATAGTTTAACTAAAGTTAATGCTATCTTTatccaaaatttcaaataagAGCAAAATGTTCTTAAACACAATTGGAACAACACAATCAAACATGGTGAGAGTGAGACTCGTAACCTTCAGAAAGATTTCAGCTCCGATTCATGAAAAGATCATATGTACAAGTAAGATCATCCACACTCTTAATCACACATCATAAAAGAGGagggaataaaaaaaaaataacccatttatcttttctaaaaatttagaacagaaataaaagcaaactgaaaaaataaaaataaaaatgagaacTATAATGATGATCAGAAAATATCAAGAATTTCCAAGATGAAATTATTGCAGAGAGGGCAGTTCCCTCTGTTGACCCAAACCTCCCTGGAGCACAACCTGCAGAACGTGTGCCCACAGGGTATAAAAGCCGCACCTCTATGCCTCACCATGCACACGCAGCAGTTACGTTCCACGATACTCGCCCCTTCTTCTTCGCACTTTTCTTCTACACATTCAATCACATCCTCAAAATCAGCATTGCTCATTCTGTAACTCGGAACTTCGAATCCCGTTTCCATGTCCGTTTCCTCCAACAAATCCATTAGCGACACGCCAACCGGTCCCACCACCGCGACTTCCGCCGGGATTTCAGTGTCTGCGGCGGCGGCAGTAGCAATGGCGTCGTTTTGCTGTCGGTGAGTCGTCGCGTCTTGCTGAGTCAACTCGTCCGGATCGATGCGCGCTTGCAACTCGGATAGGTTGGTATCAATATGattgttgctgctgctgttgttgttgttgttgtcgtcGATGTTAGTGGAATTGTTTTCATTACTGTAATTTGATCTTGAATTGAGAGCGAGCTTGAATCTAAGCTTGTCCATGAAACTGAAGGATTTTCTAGATTTGCGGTCCGCTGTGGTGATGTTGTTGTGTTCATCTTCGCGGAGGATATCTACGAGGGTTCGGCTTTGGCTCAACTCGCAGCTTTCAGAATCGGCAGCGGCGGCGGTGGTGTCTGCGGCGACGGCAGAGACGGCGGTGACACTGTCGTGAAGGATCAAATCTGCTAGGGAGGTGGTTTTGCCAGCTGTCATTTGATCATAAAGTGTTATCCTCCGGCGACCATCCATTTTCCCAGGAAAATTGGTTGTTAGTTTCCCGGGAAAATCAAAGAATGAATTTTCACGAAAAATGAACAGATTATGCCAATAGCGGATACTAttgatgttaaaaaaaattaacgagTGAGAATGAGTTTCTGGGAATGGAATggggatttttttttcttcaatgaAGAGAAATTTATGGGCCGAAAATTTTCTCAGGAAAGTTCGGAAGGTTTGCAAATTTTGGAGTAATTGAAGAATTGAGAGGAGCGATGAGTCAACGTTAATGTTGGGAGAAGTTTCTTTTTCTGAGTAGAcaggaaaagagaaagagaactaATCAAATAAAGGAAAACGATGCAGGGAggaaagggaaattaacaactGGTGTAGTAGAAAACGTttctgaaaagaaaattaaaggtaaataaataaatgaatgaaaTAATGAATAAAGGAaacttactattaatttttttatttggtgtGGGACCATTCAATCATAAAGAGAAGCAAagcaaagacaaaaataaaagcgAGATTAGCATTTTCTTGGATACCTAGGGTCAGGAATGGATAGAGAGATCACAAAGATGCCATACCCCATGTTTTACataatttaattaagaataaacAATCATtcgaaattaatttattaatggaTGAAAAAATAGTGATATGCAGTTTTATTGGTGTATGGTGTATAATTCACATATGTGAATTTgtcactttttaatttagatatggaAGAAGAATGGTGTAGGACACAATTATGAAGTGTATGGGTACTTTACGCAATTGTGGTGTCAAGAACAAATTGGACCCTCTAATTTAtgcttaaaaaattaaaaaaaattgcattatacaaatcagaccgtccgatttatattttaaacaattaaaaaaaatttaataatgaaatcggaccatccgatttttgttttcaaaataaaaaaaaattttaaaagtacaaatcggaccctccgatttttCCTCCCacacaaatcggaccatccgatttgtgttcataattttttaacaaagaaaTCGGAGAGTCCGATTTCTTCACTTcatggtttaaaaaaaattatccgaCATTCATGTATAGCACCACTCCACCTCCATACCCATGCACAACACACACAATTTACATATCCAAAAAAATGAGCCTGAATTTGTTAATCAATCTGAAAAATGTAAATTACGTTTtggttaaaacaaaaaaaacaaaaaaacaaaagttgCAACAGCTAAAAACGCAGGTTACGTTTGTCATGGAGAGACATCTAAATCTCAAAATGTGTTCTAACTCCCTACATGTAGACATAGCCTATTGTGTTGACCGTCTTAAAACTCAACAAATACAGGTTGCGTTTGTCAGTCGTCAGGCATAGATTGCAGGTTGTGATTGTCAAGCGTCCTAGTTGTATGGGCGACACATGTTGGAGGAGGATGTTGAACGGGTCTTTATAATGAAAAATGCAGGTGAAATAGCaacaaaaaaggtaaaaaaaaaggtGAGAATGGATTCCAGTCGCAGAAAGGGAGAGTTGTGCACTGAGGAGTTGGAAAAAGCgtgggaggaagaagaagaataaaaggtttagggtttaagataGTTTATAAGAAAAAATGGTTCGTGATTTTATGTTACCTAAAAAATacattattaaataattagatCATTTTCAAtggataagtttttttttttaattttatgatagaTAAATAtatggataaagtatattttttgtccctaaagtttgataaaaatttcaaaaatacccctaagttttattttgtttcaattttgtcccaaaagttttcgatttgcatcaaatatacccctgacggctaatttttaaaaaaatttaagaccaattcaacaacaatttcataagaacaaccttcaatacaaacaaacaagcataatttttatgcattatcgttaaatttatcttaaattttttgaaaatttagccgtcgagggtatatttgatgcaaatcgaaaacttttgtaacaaaattgaaataaaataaaacttaggggtatttttaaaacttttgccaaactttaaGAACAAAAACTATTATTTAccctaaatatattttttttatattttatttatttgtgtttaaACTagtaattttattgttattttcattattattattattaaactgttattattattactattattgctattattattacaatattattgttattattattagtgacgttgttgttgttgttattattattattattattattattattcttattatttataatactatttatgataatgataataatttattatttgtttttaatattttattattatcttttaataatttattattatttttcatgataaTAATACTGTTTAATAAATTGTTATTATcttgtttttattaataaaatatgttaataattgttattattatttattaatattttattaacaaagtattttttagaaaacaaaaaatgatactgatcatattattattattattattattattattattattattattattattaaccgtattattattattgttgttgttttcggtttATCGGAGTAGTTATTATGATTAGTATAGTGTTAAATGTTTATAACAATGTCTATAATAACATTttctgatattattattattattattattagggtaaattatcaaaataaaatatttggatTTTAAAATTATCGAAATACAACTTTTACAGTTTTGATacgaaaatgtaattttttacaaaattatataaaTCGTGGGAGGGATCCACTATTTCAAAATACACATAAATCGCTGATAGGTCCTGCGATTTACGTTGATAACAAATTTGGCTAGAAATCTTAGTAGAGTTCCACAGTTTCTGTATAAATGAGAAATAAGCATAAACTATGGAAAAGGTCCAGCGGTTTATGTTTACACCAAGTTCCACCATATATAATTAACCCAAATTTAAAAGTTATTCGCCatcatttaaatatattatttgttgCATTGCATATATCTATTTAAGTTTATGAttggtttcaattttttttttcatcgaGTATTATTTATAAACATTCAATAACATAAATGCATACATGCCACATCATTCCTCACCAGTCaccattatttatatacaaattttttaaaataatgcaAACATTCTCATTTCTCTATGCTATATTatgctttcattttaaataatttttgtatattatcttattattttaatttaaatatttgaatagatcttattaattaattttataataaaattaatatttatatattaaaataaaatagcatataaaaattgacaaaatatatttttaattaaaactaacaaaatataaattttagagagtactaagaataataaaaaaaattaaatatttatcttggtagtgattgaaataaattaaaaaaattttgatgataataaaaaataaaaataataaataattaaaaaaattcatataaacaaaaataataagaattccataaaacataaataatacaataatatgCATAAAGAATAAAGTTAGTAAAaggtaaataaaaattaagtatTGATAGCTAAAAGCCCGTTGGTGAAACGcagaagctcaaaattgttgcTTCTTATaaacgtgattttgaatgcaaaatcacttctgcgttcatgaataaaaaatttgccaaaccaaaaattgaaactttcaagaagtaTAAACAtgcttcttctccttcaacgGGTTTGCCAAACACATCCTATATTGCCATCAAAGATGAAAGGTATGTCTCTGATCTCTCCCACGTCAAAGTTTGTTCATGTAAAAGAGTTAGTTAGAGTGTACTTATTCACACAGAAACCGTGGAACCCCTACCACAGTTTCAAGCCAAattaaatttcttcaagcaagtttaacaaaaattttaattcaaattagtgaaatgctctaaaatagTTTTTTGGAAGagaattcatcacttcaaccaagtagcacatacatgcaagcaactaactacacatgcaatctattatgtaatgcgacaactaatctaacaaagaaaattaaacattggtgttgaaatagaaAGTAGTTACCCACAAAAGTCGGtcttgacctccccacacttaaagattgcaccgtcttcggtgcatgcaaagatgagcAAAGTGGATtagggttgctacaactgatgaacTTTCTTCAAAAGATTGTGCGGACGAACTTGTTTGTCGCCCTATTTAGAAGTTTTTTCTTTCCCCTCTTGGTGGCTATCCTGAAAGgagtgaagaaagaagaagaataacccacaaataaagatatgcaaacaaataaaatatgggtgggtggtgcacgaaattgtgattacacttttcacaactccgcacaactaaccagcaagtgcactgggtcgttcaagtaatacctaacgtgagtaagggtcgatcccacagagattgtcggcttgaagcaagctatagttgttttgtaaatcttagtcaggagattaataataagagtgattgtatttatgaaaaataaataacatgaaataaatagtacttgtgattcagtaatgagaaacaggctgaggttccggagatgctctgtcatctgaatctctgctttcctactgtcttcttctccaaacacgcatggcttccttcaatggcaagcggTATgatccttgatgagcggataatttatacgctttttggcattgtttttagtatgtttttagtaggatctagttacttttagggatgttttcattagtttttatgttaaattcacatttctgtactttactatgagtttgtgtatttttctgtaatttcaggtattttctggctaaaattgagggacttgagcaaaaatcagattcaggggttgaagaaggactgctgatgctgttggattctgacctccctacactcaaagtggattttctggagctacagaactcaaaatggtgcgcttccaattgcgttggaaagtagacatcaagggctttccagcaatatataatagtccatactttggccgagtttagatgacgtaaaagggcgttgaacgccagttctacgctgctgtctggagttaaacgccagaaacacgtcacaagccagagttgaacgccagaaatacgttacaaactggcgttcaactccaagattgacctctacacgtgtaacatttaagcttagcccaagcacacaccaagtgggccccggaagtgaatttatgcatcaattacttacttctgtaaatcctagtaactagttcagtataaataggactttttactattgtattagacatcttttgatcatttttagatctctagacctccatgggaggctggccactcggccatgcttaccctctattcacttatgtattttcaaatggtagagtttctgcactccatagattaaggtgtggagctctgctgttcctcatgaattaatgaaaagtactactgtttttctattcaattcaacttattccgcttctaagatattcattcgcacttcaacatgaatgtgatgaacgtgacaatcatcatcattcccccacgaacgcgtgcctgacaaccacttccgttccaccttagattgaatgagtatctcttggatctcttaatcagaatcttcgtggtataagctagattgatggcggcattcatgagagtctggaaagtctaaaccttgtctgtggtatttcgagtaggactctgggattgaatgactgtgacgaacttcaaactcgcgagtgctgggcgtagtgacagacgcaaaaggagggtgaatcctattctagtatgatcaagaacctcagatgattagccgtgctgtgacagagcatttggaccattttcacaagaggatgggacgcagccattgacaagggtgatgcctccagacgattagccatgcagtgacagcacatcggaccattttccagagagaataaaaagtagccattgacaacggtgatgtccttacataaagccagccatggaaaggagtaagactgattggatgaagacagcaggaaagcagaggttcagaggaacaaacgcatctctatacctttatctgaaattctcaccaatgatatacataagtatttctatctttattttctgtctatttattattaattttcgaaaactccataatcaattattatccgcctgactgagatttacaagatgaccatagcttgcttcataccaacaatctctgtgggattgacccttactcacgtaaggttttattacttggacgacccagtgcacttgctggttagttgtatcgaagttgtgaatgaaaaacaatttattaagacgtgcgtacagagtttttggcgccgttgcctgagatcacaatttcgtgcaccaagtttttggcgccgttgccggggattgttcgagtttggacaactgacagttcatcttgttgctcagattaggtaattttcttcttattttgttttcaaaaagttttcaaaaatctttcaaaaaaatttttttttcctttattttcgaaaaaaaataaatcttttcaaaaatatatttttcttcagaatttttaagaatgaattttagtgtttcatgaaacaagttgaagcctgactggctgtaaagccatgtctaaattcttttggactgaggcttccaaaccatcagcatagaggcaagttaataagtaatgagcagtatattctgatgttacatgctaaagcttggctggctattaagccatgcctaaccctcagattggagctttagactaagaatgcaagatcctggaattcatattaaaaattttggaatccttatttttctttttcacaaataat is drawn from Arachis hypogaea cultivar Tifrunner chromosome 12, arahy.Tifrunner.gnm2.J5K5, whole genome shotgun sequence and contains these coding sequences:
- the LOC112727684 gene encoding uncharacterized protein, which encodes MDGRRRITLYDQMTAGKTTSLADLILHDSVTAVSAVAADTTAAAADSESCELSQSRTLVDILREDEHNNITTADRKSRKSFSFMDKLRFKLALNSRSNYSNENNSTNIDDNNNNNSSSNNHIDTNLSELQARIDPDELTQQDATTHRQQNDAIATAAAADTEIPAEVAVVGPVGVSLMDLLEETDMETGFEVPSYRMSNADFEDVIECVEEKCEEEGASIVERNCCVCMVRHRGAAFIPCGHTFCRLCSREVWVNRGNCPLCNNFILEILDIF